A single region of the Pan troglodytes isolate AG18354 chromosome 18, NHGRI_mPanTro3-v2.0_pri, whole genome shotgun sequence genome encodes:
- the PGAP6 gene encoding post-GPI attachment to proteins factor 6 isoform X2, protein MQCATSVNVPGGKNAEVEFPREEVGLVSEHFSQAPQRLSFYSWYGSARLFRFRVPPDAVLLRWLLQVSRESGAACTDAEITVHFRSGAPPVINPLGTSFPDDTAVQPSFQVGVPLSAAPRSNASVNVSHPAPGDWFVAAHLPPSSQKIELKGLAPTCAYVFQPELLVTRVVEISIMEPDVPLPQTLLSHPSYLKVFVPDYTRELLLELRDCVSNGSLGCPVRLTVGPVTLPSNFQKVLTCTGAPWPCRLLLPSPPWDRWLQVTAESLVGPLGTVAFSAVAALTACRPRSVTVQPLLQSSQNQSFNASSGLLSPSPDHQDLGRSGRVDRSPFCLTNYPVMREDTDVVSVHFQPLDRVSVRVCSDTPSVMRLRLNTGMDSGGSLTISLRANKTEMRNETVIVACVNAASPFLGFNISLNCTTAFFQGYPLSLSAWSRRANLIIPYPETDNWYLSLQLMCPENAEDCEQAVVHVETTLYLVPCLNDCGPYGQCLLLRRHSYLYASCSCKAGWRGWSCTDNSTAQTVAQQRAATLLLTLSNLMFLAPIAVSVRRFFLVEASVYAYTMFFSTFYHACDQPGEAVLCILSYDTLQYCDFLGSGVAIWVTILCMARLKTVLKYVLFLLGTLVIAMSLQLDRRGMWNMLGPCLFAFVIMASMWAYRCGHRRQCYPTSWQRWAFYLLPGVSMASVGIAIYTSMMTSDNYYYTHSIWHILLAGSAALLLPPPDQPAEPWACSQKFPCHYQICKNDREELYAVT, encoded by the exons ATGCAGTGTGCCACTTCCGTGAACGTACCTGGAGGGAAAAACGCAGAGGTGGAATTCCCGAGGGAAG AGGTGGGGCTGGTGTCCGAGCACTTCTCGCAGGCCCCACAGAGGCTGTCCTTCTACAGCTGGTACGGCAGTGCCAGGCTCTTCCGCTTCCGCGTGCCCCCAGATGCTGTGCTTCTACGCTGGCTCCTGCAGGTCTCCCGGGAGAGCGGCGCTGCCTGCACCGACGCGGAGATCACCGT GCACTTCCGTTCCGGCGCCCCTCCGGTCATCAACCCGCTGGGCACCAGCTTCCCGGACGACACCGCGGTGCAGCCCTCCTTCCAGGTCGGGGTGCCGCTGAGCGCCGCACCGCGGAGCAATGCCTCCGTCAACGTTTCCCACCCGGCCCCCGGGGACTGGTTCGTGGCCGCCCACCTGCCCCCCTCATCCCAGAAGATCGAGTTGAAG GGCTTGGCTCCCACATGTGCCTACGTCTTCCAGCCTGAACTGCTGGTCACGCGGGTGGTCGAGATTTCCATCATGGAGCCGGACGTGCCCCTTCCTCAGACCCTCCTCTCCCATCCCAGCTACCTCAA GGTCTTTGTCCCCGATTACACGCGGGAGCTTCTGCTGGAGCTGCGGGACTGCGTGTCCAATGGGAGCCTGGGCTGCCCCGTGCGTCTCACCGTGGGCCCGGTCACCCTGCCTAGCAACTTCCAGAAGGTGCTCACCTGCACCGGTGCCCCCTGGCCCTGCCGCCTGCTGCTGCCCTCACCGCCCTGGGACCGGTGGCTGCAAGTGACAGCTGAGAGCCTGGTGGGGCCCCTCGGGACAGTGGCTTTCAGTGCTGTAGCTGCCCTCACAG CTTGCAGGCCACGGAGTGTGACCGTCCAGCCCCTTCTGCAGAGCAGCCAAAACCAGAGCTTCAACGCCTCCTCTGGTCTGCTGTCCCCGAGCCCCGACCACCAGGACCTGGGCAGGAGTGGCAGGGTGGACCGCAGCCCCTTCTGCCTCACAAACTACCCAGTCATGCGGGAGGACACGGACGTGGTGTCGGTGCACTTCCAGCCCCTGGACAGGGTCTCGGTGAGGGTGTGTTCGGACACACCCTCCGTGATGCGGCTGCGCCTGAACACCGGCATGGACAGTGGGGGTTCCCTCACCATCTCCCTGCGGGCCAACAAG ACAGAGATGCGGAACGAGACCGTCATAGTGGCCTGCGTGAATGCTGCCTCGCCCTTCCTTGGCTTCAACATTTCGCTCAACTGCACCACAG CCTTCTTCCAGGGCTACCCCTTGTCTCTGAGCGCCTGGTCTCGCAGGGCCAACCTCATCATCCCCTACCCAGAGACAGACAACTGGTACCTCTCCCTGCAGCTCATGTGCCCTGAGAATGCTGA GGACTGTGAGCAGGCTGTGGTCCACGTGGAGACCACCTTGTACCTGGTGCCCTGTTTGAACGATTGTGGACCCTATGGCCAGTGCCTCCTGCTCCGCAGACACAGCTACCTGTATGCCAGCTGCAGCTGCAAGGCAG GCTGGCGTGGGTGGAGCTGCACGGACAATAGCACAGCCCAGACGGTGGCCCAGCAGAGGGCGGCCACACTGCTGCTCACGCTCAGCAACCTCATGTTCCTGGCCCCCATCGCCGTCTCAGTGCGGCGATTCTTCCTGGTGGAGGCTTCCGTCTACGCCTACACCATGTTCTTCTCCACG TTCTACCATGCCTGCGACCAGCCTGGGGAGGCGGTGCTGTGCATCCTCAGCTACGACACGCTGCAGTACTGCGACTTCTTGGGCTCCGGGGTGGCCATCTGGGTCACCATCCTGTGCATGGCACGGCTCAAGACAGTCCTGAAATAC GTGCTGTTTCTTCTGGGTACACTGGTCATCGCCATGTCCTTGCAGCTGGACCGCAGGGGCATGTGGAACATGCTGGGGCCCTGCCTCTTTGCCTTCGTGATCATGGCCTCCATGTGG GCTTACCGCTGCGGGCACCGGCGCCAGTGCTACCCCACCTCGTGGCAGCGCTGGGCCTTCTACCTCCTGCCCGGCGTCTCCATGGCCTCTGTGGGCATCGCCATCTACACCTCCATGATGACTAGCGACAACTACTACTACACCCACAGCATCTGGCACATCCTGCTGGCCGGGAGCGCAGCCTTGCTGCTGCCGCCACCTGACCAGCCCGCCGAGCCCTGGGCCTGCTCGCAGAAATTCCCCTGCCACTATCAGATCTGCAAGAATGATCGGGAGGAACTGTACGCAGTGACGTGA
- the PGAP6 gene encoding post-GPI attachment to proteins factor 6 isoform X5, protein MQCATSVNVPGGKNAEVEFPREEVGLVSEHFSQAPQRLSFYSWYGSARLFRFRVPPDAVLLRWLLQVSRESGAACTDAEITVHFRSGAPPVINPLGTSFPDDTAVQPSFQVGVPLSAAPRSNASVNVSHPAPGDWFVAAHLPPSSQKIELKGLAPTCAYVFQPELLVTRVVEISIMEPDVPLPQTLLSHPSYLKVFVPDYTRELLLELRDCVSNGSLGCPVRLTVGPVTLPSNFQKVLTCTGAPWPCRLLLPSPPWDRWLQVTAESLVGPLGTVAFSAVAALTACRPRSVTVQPLLQSSQNQSFNASSGLLSPSPDHQDLGRSGRVDRSPFCLTNYPVMREDTDVVSVHFQPLDRVSVRVCSDTPSVMRLRLNTGMDSGGSLTISLRANKTEMRNETVIVACVNAASPFLGFNISLNCTTAFFQGYPLSLSAWSRRANLIIPYPETDNWYLSLQLMCPENAEDCEQAVVHVETTLYLVPCLNDCGPYGQCLLLRRHSYLYASCSCKAGWRGWSCTDNSTAQTVAQQRAATLLLTLSNLMFLAPIAVSVRRFFLVEASVYAYTMFFSTVLFLLGTLVIAMSLQLDRRGMWNMLGPCLFAFVIMASMWAYRCGHRRQCYPTSWQRWAFYLLPGVSMASVGIAIYTSMMTSDNYYYTHSIWHILLAGSAALLLPPPDQPAEPWACSQKFPCHYQICKNDREELYAVT, encoded by the exons ATGCAGTGTGCCACTTCCGTGAACGTACCTGGAGGGAAAAACGCAGAGGTGGAATTCCCGAGGGAAG AGGTGGGGCTGGTGTCCGAGCACTTCTCGCAGGCCCCACAGAGGCTGTCCTTCTACAGCTGGTACGGCAGTGCCAGGCTCTTCCGCTTCCGCGTGCCCCCAGATGCTGTGCTTCTACGCTGGCTCCTGCAGGTCTCCCGGGAGAGCGGCGCTGCCTGCACCGACGCGGAGATCACCGT GCACTTCCGTTCCGGCGCCCCTCCGGTCATCAACCCGCTGGGCACCAGCTTCCCGGACGACACCGCGGTGCAGCCCTCCTTCCAGGTCGGGGTGCCGCTGAGCGCCGCACCGCGGAGCAATGCCTCCGTCAACGTTTCCCACCCGGCCCCCGGGGACTGGTTCGTGGCCGCCCACCTGCCCCCCTCATCCCAGAAGATCGAGTTGAAG GGCTTGGCTCCCACATGTGCCTACGTCTTCCAGCCTGAACTGCTGGTCACGCGGGTGGTCGAGATTTCCATCATGGAGCCGGACGTGCCCCTTCCTCAGACCCTCCTCTCCCATCCCAGCTACCTCAA GGTCTTTGTCCCCGATTACACGCGGGAGCTTCTGCTGGAGCTGCGGGACTGCGTGTCCAATGGGAGCCTGGGCTGCCCCGTGCGTCTCACCGTGGGCCCGGTCACCCTGCCTAGCAACTTCCAGAAGGTGCTCACCTGCACCGGTGCCCCCTGGCCCTGCCGCCTGCTGCTGCCCTCACCGCCCTGGGACCGGTGGCTGCAAGTGACAGCTGAGAGCCTGGTGGGGCCCCTCGGGACAGTGGCTTTCAGTGCTGTAGCTGCCCTCACAG CTTGCAGGCCACGGAGTGTGACCGTCCAGCCCCTTCTGCAGAGCAGCCAAAACCAGAGCTTCAACGCCTCCTCTGGTCTGCTGTCCCCGAGCCCCGACCACCAGGACCTGGGCAGGAGTGGCAGGGTGGACCGCAGCCCCTTCTGCCTCACAAACTACCCAGTCATGCGGGAGGACACGGACGTGGTGTCGGTGCACTTCCAGCCCCTGGACAGGGTCTCGGTGAGGGTGTGTTCGGACACACCCTCCGTGATGCGGCTGCGCCTGAACACCGGCATGGACAGTGGGGGTTCCCTCACCATCTCCCTGCGGGCCAACAAG ACAGAGATGCGGAACGAGACCGTCATAGTGGCCTGCGTGAATGCTGCCTCGCCCTTCCTTGGCTTCAACATTTCGCTCAACTGCACCACAG CCTTCTTCCAGGGCTACCCCTTGTCTCTGAGCGCCTGGTCTCGCAGGGCCAACCTCATCATCCCCTACCCAGAGACAGACAACTGGTACCTCTCCCTGCAGCTCATGTGCCCTGAGAATGCTGA GGACTGTGAGCAGGCTGTGGTCCACGTGGAGACCACCTTGTACCTGGTGCCCTGTTTGAACGATTGTGGACCCTATGGCCAGTGCCTCCTGCTCCGCAGACACAGCTACCTGTATGCCAGCTGCAGCTGCAAGGCAG GCTGGCGTGGGTGGAGCTGCACGGACAATAGCACAGCCCAGACGGTGGCCCAGCAGAGGGCGGCCACACTGCTGCTCACGCTCAGCAACCTCATGTTCCTGGCCCCCATCGCCGTCTCAGTGCGGCGATTCTTCCTGGTGGAGGCTTCCGTCTACGCCTACACCATGTTCTTCTCCACG GTGCTGTTTCTTCTGGGTACACTGGTCATCGCCATGTCCTTGCAGCTGGACCGCAGGGGCATGTGGAACATGCTGGGGCCCTGCCTCTTTGCCTTCGTGATCATGGCCTCCATGTGG GCTTACCGCTGCGGGCACCGGCGCCAGTGCTACCCCACCTCGTGGCAGCGCTGGGCCTTCTACCTCCTGCCCGGCGTCTCCATGGCCTCTGTGGGCATCGCCATCTACACCTCCATGATGACTAGCGACAACTACTACTACACCCACAGCATCTGGCACATCCTGCTGGCCGGGAGCGCAGCCTTGCTGCTGCCGCCACCTGACCAGCCCGCCGAGCCCTGGGCCTGCTCGCAGAAATTCCCCTGCCACTATCAGATCTGCAAGAATGATCGGGAGGAACTGTACGCAGTGACGTGA
- the PGAP6 gene encoding post-GPI attachment to proteins factor 6 isoform X1, with amino-acid sequence MGRAGTGTGGEAVAAVVAGPLLLLLLLARPPPASAGYSGKSEVGLVSEHFSQAPQRLSFYSWYGSARLFRFRVPPDAVLLRWLLQVSRESGAACTDAEITVHFRSGAPPVINPLGTSFPDDTAVQPSFQVGVPLSAAPRSNASVNVSHPAPGDWFVAAHLPPSSQKIELKGLAPTCAYVFQPELLVTRVVEISIMEPDVPLPQTLLSHPSYLKVFVPDYTRELLLELRDCVSNGSLGCPVRLTVGPVTLPSNFQKVLTCTGAPWPCRLLLPSPPWDRWLQVTAESLVGPLGTVAFSAVAALTACRPRSVTVQPLLQSSQNQSFNASSGLLSPSPDHQDLGRSGRVDRSPFCLTNYPVMREDTDVVSVHFQPLDRVSVRVCSDTPSVMRLRLNTGMDSGGSLTISLRANKTEMRNETVIVACVNAASPFLGFNISLNCTTAFFQGYPLSLSAWSRRANLIIPYPETDNWYLSLQLMCPENAEDCEQAVVHVETTLYLVPCLNDCGPYGQCLLLRRHSYLYASCSCKAGWRGWSCTDNSTAQTVAQQRAATLLLTLSNLMFLAPIAVSVRRFFLVEASVYAYTMFFSTFYHACDQPGEAVLCILSYDTLQYCDFLGSGVAIWVTILCMARLKTVLKYVLFLLGTLVIAMSLQLDRRGMWNMLGPCLFAFVIMASMWAYRCGHRRQCYPTSWQRWAFYLLPGVSMASVGIAIYTSMMTSDNYYYTHSIWHILLAGSAALLLPPPDQPAEPWACSQKFPCHYQICKNDREELYAVT; translated from the exons ATGGGCCGGGCTGGCACCGGGACCGGGGGCGAGGCGGTGGCCGCGGTGGTGGCGgggccgctgctgctgctgctgctgcttgccCGGCCCCCGCCTGCCTCCGCCGGCTACAGCGGGAAGAGCG AGGTGGGGCTGGTGTCCGAGCACTTCTCGCAGGCCCCACAGAGGCTGTCCTTCTACAGCTGGTACGGCAGTGCCAGGCTCTTCCGCTTCCGCGTGCCCCCAGATGCTGTGCTTCTACGCTGGCTCCTGCAGGTCTCCCGGGAGAGCGGCGCTGCCTGCACCGACGCGGAGATCACCGT GCACTTCCGTTCCGGCGCCCCTCCGGTCATCAACCCGCTGGGCACCAGCTTCCCGGACGACACCGCGGTGCAGCCCTCCTTCCAGGTCGGGGTGCCGCTGAGCGCCGCACCGCGGAGCAATGCCTCCGTCAACGTTTCCCACCCGGCCCCCGGGGACTGGTTCGTGGCCGCCCACCTGCCCCCCTCATCCCAGAAGATCGAGTTGAAG GGCTTGGCTCCCACATGTGCCTACGTCTTCCAGCCTGAACTGCTGGTCACGCGGGTGGTCGAGATTTCCATCATGGAGCCGGACGTGCCCCTTCCTCAGACCCTCCTCTCCCATCCCAGCTACCTCAA GGTCTTTGTCCCCGATTACACGCGGGAGCTTCTGCTGGAGCTGCGGGACTGCGTGTCCAATGGGAGCCTGGGCTGCCCCGTGCGTCTCACCGTGGGCCCGGTCACCCTGCCTAGCAACTTCCAGAAGGTGCTCACCTGCACCGGTGCCCCCTGGCCCTGCCGCCTGCTGCTGCCCTCACCGCCCTGGGACCGGTGGCTGCAAGTGACAGCTGAGAGCCTGGTGGGGCCCCTCGGGACAGTGGCTTTCAGTGCTGTAGCTGCCCTCACAG CTTGCAGGCCACGGAGTGTGACCGTCCAGCCCCTTCTGCAGAGCAGCCAAAACCAGAGCTTCAACGCCTCCTCTGGTCTGCTGTCCCCGAGCCCCGACCACCAGGACCTGGGCAGGAGTGGCAGGGTGGACCGCAGCCCCTTCTGCCTCACAAACTACCCAGTCATGCGGGAGGACACGGACGTGGTGTCGGTGCACTTCCAGCCCCTGGACAGGGTCTCGGTGAGGGTGTGTTCGGACACACCCTCCGTGATGCGGCTGCGCCTGAACACCGGCATGGACAGTGGGGGTTCCCTCACCATCTCCCTGCGGGCCAACAAG ACAGAGATGCGGAACGAGACCGTCATAGTGGCCTGCGTGAATGCTGCCTCGCCCTTCCTTGGCTTCAACATTTCGCTCAACTGCACCACAG CCTTCTTCCAGGGCTACCCCTTGTCTCTGAGCGCCTGGTCTCGCAGGGCCAACCTCATCATCCCCTACCCAGAGACAGACAACTGGTACCTCTCCCTGCAGCTCATGTGCCCTGAGAATGCTGA GGACTGTGAGCAGGCTGTGGTCCACGTGGAGACCACCTTGTACCTGGTGCCCTGTTTGAACGATTGTGGACCCTATGGCCAGTGCCTCCTGCTCCGCAGACACAGCTACCTGTATGCCAGCTGCAGCTGCAAGGCAG GCTGGCGTGGGTGGAGCTGCACGGACAATAGCACAGCCCAGACGGTGGCCCAGCAGAGGGCGGCCACACTGCTGCTCACGCTCAGCAACCTCATGTTCCTGGCCCCCATCGCCGTCTCAGTGCGGCGATTCTTCCTGGTGGAGGCTTCCGTCTACGCCTACACCATGTTCTTCTCCACG TTCTACCATGCCTGCGACCAGCCTGGGGAGGCGGTGCTGTGCATCCTCAGCTACGACACGCTGCAGTACTGCGACTTCTTGGGCTCCGGGGTGGCCATCTGGGTCACCATCCTGTGCATGGCACGGCTCAAGACAGTCCTGAAATAC GTGCTGTTTCTTCTGGGTACACTGGTCATCGCCATGTCCTTGCAGCTGGACCGCAGGGGCATGTGGAACATGCTGGGGCCCTGCCTCTTTGCCTTCGTGATCATGGCCTCCATGTGG GCTTACCGCTGCGGGCACCGGCGCCAGTGCTACCCCACCTCGTGGCAGCGCTGGGCCTTCTACCTCCTGCCCGGCGTCTCCATGGCCTCTGTGGGCATCGCCATCTACACCTCCATGATGACTAGCGACAACTACTACTACACCCACAGCATCTGGCACATCCTGCTGGCCGGGAGCGCAGCCTTGCTGCTGCCGCCACCTGACCAGCCCGCCGAGCCCTGGGCCTGCTCGCAGAAATTCCCCTGCCACTATCAGATCTGCAAGAATGATCGGGAGGAACTGTACGCAGTGACGTGA
- the PGAP6 gene encoding post-GPI attachment to proteins factor 6 isoform X4, whose protein sequence is MGRAGTGTGGEAVAAVVAGPLLLLLLLARPPPASAGYSGKSEVGLVSEHFSQAPQRLSFYSWYGSARLFRFRVPPDAVLLRWLLQVSRESGAACTDAEITVHFRSGAPPVINPLGTSFPDDTAVQPSFQVGVPLSAAPRSNASVNVSHPAPGDWFVAAHLPPSSQKIELKGLAPTCAYVFQPELLVTRVVEISIMEPDVPLPQTLLSHPSYLKVFVPDYTRELLLELRDCVSNGSLGCPVRLTVGPVTLPSNFQKVLTCTGAPWPCRLLLPSPPWDRWLQVTAESLVGPLGTVAFSAVAALTACRPRSVTVQPLLQSSQNQSFNASSGLLSPSPDHQDLGRSGRVDRSPFCLTNYPVMREDTDVVSVHFQPLDRVSVRVCSDTPSVMRLRLNTGMDSGGSLTISLRANKTEMRNETVIVACVNAASPFLGFNISLNCTTAFFQGYPLSLSAWSRRANLIIPYPETDNWYLSLQLMCPENAEDCEQAVVHVETTLYLVPCLNDCGPYGQCLLLRRHSYLYASCSCKAGWRGWSCTDNSTAQTVAQQRAATLLLTLSNLMFLAPIAVSVRRFFLVEASVYAYTMFFSTVLFLLGTLVIAMSLQLDRRGMWNMLGPCLFAFVIMASMWAYRCGHRRQCYPTSWQRWAFYLLPGVSMASVGIAIYTSMMTSDNYYYTHSIWHILLAGSAALLLPPPDQPAEPWACSQKFPCHYQICKNDREELYAVT, encoded by the exons ATGGGCCGGGCTGGCACCGGGACCGGGGGCGAGGCGGTGGCCGCGGTGGTGGCGgggccgctgctgctgctgctgctgcttgccCGGCCCCCGCCTGCCTCCGCCGGCTACAGCGGGAAGAGCG AGGTGGGGCTGGTGTCCGAGCACTTCTCGCAGGCCCCACAGAGGCTGTCCTTCTACAGCTGGTACGGCAGTGCCAGGCTCTTCCGCTTCCGCGTGCCCCCAGATGCTGTGCTTCTACGCTGGCTCCTGCAGGTCTCCCGGGAGAGCGGCGCTGCCTGCACCGACGCGGAGATCACCGT GCACTTCCGTTCCGGCGCCCCTCCGGTCATCAACCCGCTGGGCACCAGCTTCCCGGACGACACCGCGGTGCAGCCCTCCTTCCAGGTCGGGGTGCCGCTGAGCGCCGCACCGCGGAGCAATGCCTCCGTCAACGTTTCCCACCCGGCCCCCGGGGACTGGTTCGTGGCCGCCCACCTGCCCCCCTCATCCCAGAAGATCGAGTTGAAG GGCTTGGCTCCCACATGTGCCTACGTCTTCCAGCCTGAACTGCTGGTCACGCGGGTGGTCGAGATTTCCATCATGGAGCCGGACGTGCCCCTTCCTCAGACCCTCCTCTCCCATCCCAGCTACCTCAA GGTCTTTGTCCCCGATTACACGCGGGAGCTTCTGCTGGAGCTGCGGGACTGCGTGTCCAATGGGAGCCTGGGCTGCCCCGTGCGTCTCACCGTGGGCCCGGTCACCCTGCCTAGCAACTTCCAGAAGGTGCTCACCTGCACCGGTGCCCCCTGGCCCTGCCGCCTGCTGCTGCCCTCACCGCCCTGGGACCGGTGGCTGCAAGTGACAGCTGAGAGCCTGGTGGGGCCCCTCGGGACAGTGGCTTTCAGTGCTGTAGCTGCCCTCACAG CTTGCAGGCCACGGAGTGTGACCGTCCAGCCCCTTCTGCAGAGCAGCCAAAACCAGAGCTTCAACGCCTCCTCTGGTCTGCTGTCCCCGAGCCCCGACCACCAGGACCTGGGCAGGAGTGGCAGGGTGGACCGCAGCCCCTTCTGCCTCACAAACTACCCAGTCATGCGGGAGGACACGGACGTGGTGTCGGTGCACTTCCAGCCCCTGGACAGGGTCTCGGTGAGGGTGTGTTCGGACACACCCTCCGTGATGCGGCTGCGCCTGAACACCGGCATGGACAGTGGGGGTTCCCTCACCATCTCCCTGCGGGCCAACAAG ACAGAGATGCGGAACGAGACCGTCATAGTGGCCTGCGTGAATGCTGCCTCGCCCTTCCTTGGCTTCAACATTTCGCTCAACTGCACCACAG CCTTCTTCCAGGGCTACCCCTTGTCTCTGAGCGCCTGGTCTCGCAGGGCCAACCTCATCATCCCCTACCCAGAGACAGACAACTGGTACCTCTCCCTGCAGCTCATGTGCCCTGAGAATGCTGA GGACTGTGAGCAGGCTGTGGTCCACGTGGAGACCACCTTGTACCTGGTGCCCTGTTTGAACGATTGTGGACCCTATGGCCAGTGCCTCCTGCTCCGCAGACACAGCTACCTGTATGCCAGCTGCAGCTGCAAGGCAG GCTGGCGTGGGTGGAGCTGCACGGACAATAGCACAGCCCAGACGGTGGCCCAGCAGAGGGCGGCCACACTGCTGCTCACGCTCAGCAACCTCATGTTCCTGGCCCCCATCGCCGTCTCAGTGCGGCGATTCTTCCTGGTGGAGGCTTCCGTCTACGCCTACACCATGTTCTTCTCCACG GTGCTGTTTCTTCTGGGTACACTGGTCATCGCCATGTCCTTGCAGCTGGACCGCAGGGGCATGTGGAACATGCTGGGGCCCTGCCTCTTTGCCTTCGTGATCATGGCCTCCATGTGG GCTTACCGCTGCGGGCACCGGCGCCAGTGCTACCCCACCTCGTGGCAGCGCTGGGCCTTCTACCTCCTGCCCGGCGTCTCCATGGCCTCTGTGGGCATCGCCATCTACACCTCCATGATGACTAGCGACAACTACTACTACACCCACAGCATCTGGCACATCCTGCTGGCCGGGAGCGCAGCCTTGCTGCTGCCGCCACCTGACCAGCCCGCCGAGCCCTGGGCCTGCTCGCAGAAATTCCCCTGCCACTATCAGATCTGCAAGAATGATCGGGAGGAACTGTACGCAGTGACGTGA